A section of the Enterobacter sp. C2 genome encodes:
- a CDS encoding DUF1007 family protein, protein MQTVKPYAGALVFAFLSLPALAHPHSFIRLQTEPVVAKGQLVALDMRWTMDEITSADLLYDAGDAKPESPVWKKLAAEVMANVLGQHYFTEVWHNGQRVKFLNRPTHYGMSRVNHQAVLTFTLPLATPQPLAGQRYTFSTFDPTYYVDMTYQSERDITLSADLQKLCQAELRTPTPGEETLAFAQSLDKEDAPPEDMDLGKQFAQTVTLECKA, encoded by the coding sequence ATGCAAACAGTTAAACCGTACGCTGGCGCGCTGGTTTTCGCGTTTTTATCGCTTCCCGCGCTGGCGCATCCCCATAGCTTTATTCGTCTGCAAACCGAGCCGGTTGTGGCGAAGGGGCAGCTCGTTGCTCTCGATATGCGCTGGACGATGGATGAGATCACTTCAGCCGATCTGCTCTATGACGCTGGCGACGCTAAGCCGGAATCGCCGGTATGGAAAAAGCTGGCGGCGGAGGTGATGGCCAACGTGCTGGGACAGCACTACTTTACCGAGGTCTGGCATAACGGGCAGCGGGTTAAGTTTCTTAATCGGCCCACGCACTACGGCATGTCGCGGGTCAATCACCAGGCCGTGCTGACCTTTACCCTGCCGCTGGCCACGCCGCAGCCGCTGGCCGGGCAGCGCTACACCTTTTCCACCTTCGATCCCACCTACTATGTCGATATGACCTACCAGAGCGAGCGCGATATTACGCTCTCTGCCGATCTGCAAAAACTTTGCCAGGCAGAGCTGCGCACGCCGACGCCGGGGGAGGAGACTCTGGCCTTCGCGCAGTCGCTGGATAAAGAGGATGCGCCGCCGGAGGATATGGATCTCGGCAAGCAGTTTGCCCAGACCGTGACCCTGGAGTGCAAGGCATGA
- the csiE gene encoding stationary phase inducible protein CsiE, with product MTTVTIQPSVLSSSQRRCHVLLMLALPGQTVTPDILGKLNNVDGTITRQDIADTGHEIQRYHRLNITAQQDGSYRIEGAALDQRLCLVHWLKRAIRLCPNFVSAHFTPALKNALKQQGIARTLYDDTNLHALINLCSRRLERQFEQRDIQFLRLYLQYCLLAHQLGFTPAFAPLQQAWAEARAEHLVAHEIIRHWQRRVVPIPHVSEHLFLTVLFMLLRTPDPIRDSHQQDTRLREAIHRTIERFRALSGMDFSDEQGLTDQLYIHLAQALNRSLFGIGIDASLTEEINLLYPRLMRTTREALLCFEEEYNLCFTHEEAGLVAVIFGAWLMQENDLHEKQVVLLTDDAPERERAIEEQLRELTLLPLNIKYLPLATFQQEGAPREAALIVTPYVTPLPLFSAPLIHAVMTLSEQQQRHIRDMLES from the coding sequence ATGACAACCGTAACGATACAGCCATCTGTGCTCTCCAGTTCACAACGCCGCTGTCATGTACTCCTAATGCTCGCCCTGCCAGGACAAACGGTGACACCAGATATACTCGGCAAGCTGAACAACGTGGACGGCACAATTACCCGGCAAGATATTGCCGATACGGGTCATGAGATCCAGCGCTACCACCGGCTGAACATTACCGCGCAGCAGGACGGCAGCTACCGCATCGAGGGCGCGGCCCTTGACCAGCGTCTCTGCCTCGTCCACTGGCTCAAGCGCGCCATTCGTCTCTGCCCCAACTTTGTTAGCGCTCACTTTACCCCGGCGCTAAAAAACGCGCTTAAGCAGCAGGGTATCGCCAGAACATTGTATGACGATACTAACCTGCATGCCCTGATTAATCTCTGTTCCCGTCGCCTCGAGCGGCAGTTTGAGCAGCGGGATATTCAGTTCCTCCGCCTCTATCTACAATATTGCCTGCTTGCGCACCAGCTGGGCTTTACCCCCGCGTTTGCCCCCTTACAGCAAGCCTGGGCCGAGGCGCGGGCGGAGCATCTGGTCGCCCATGAGATCATTCGCCACTGGCAGCGCCGGGTCGTGCCGATCCCACACGTGAGCGAGCACCTCTTTCTGACGGTATTGTTTATGCTGCTGCGCACGCCGGATCCGATCCGCGACAGCCACCAGCAGGATACCCGGTTGCGGGAAGCTATTCACCGCACCATCGAACGCTTTCGCGCCCTCTCCGGGATGGACTTTAGCGATGAGCAGGGGCTGACCGATCAGCTCTATATTCACCTGGCGCAGGCGCTGAACCGTAGCCTGTTTGGCATCGGAATCGACGCCAGCCTGACGGAGGAGATCAATCTGCTCTATCCCCGGCTGATGCGTACCACCCGTGAGGCGCTGCTCTGTTTTGAAGAGGAGTATAACCTGTGCTTTACCCATGAAGAGGCGGGACTGGTGGCGGTGATCTTTGGCGCATGGCTGATGCAGGAGAACGATCTGCACGAGAAGCAGGTGGTCCTGCTCACCGACGACGCGCCCGAGCGGGAGCGAGCCATTGAAGAGCAGCTGCGTGAGCTGACGCTGCTGCCGCTAAATATCAAGTATCTGCCGCTTGCCACCTTCCAGCAAGAGGGAGCCCCGCGCGAGGCCGCTCTGATTGTGACCCCTTACGTGACGCCGCTGCCGCTCTTCTCCGCCCCGCTGATCCATGCGGTGATGACCCTGAGCGAGCAGCAGCAGCGACACATTCGCGACATGCTGGAGTCTTAA
- a CDS encoding 3-phenylpropionate MFS transporter yields MVLHSTRWLALSYFTYFFSYGIFLPFWSVWLKGTGLTPETIGLLLGAGLVARFLGSLIIAPRVTDPSRLVFALRVLALLTLLFALAFWAGNHVGWLMAIIIGFNLFFSPLVPLTDALANTWQKQIVMDYGRVRLWGSVAFVIGSALTGKLVSLFDYRAILAMLTLGSVSMLLGMLLRPSVMPLGERRAQAAAGWPAWRSLIRQNGRFLACVSLLQGAHAAYYGFSAIYWQEAGYSASTVGYLWSLGVVAEVIIFALSNRLFRRWSARDLLLLSAVCGVVRWTLMGWTTALPWLLVVQVLHCGTFTVCHLAAMRYIAARQGSEVIRLQAVYSAVAMGGSIAVMTIFAGFLFQHLHQGVFWVMALVALPALFVRPGITARA; encoded by the coding sequence ATGGTTTTGCATTCTACGCGCTGGCTGGCGCTGAGCTACTTTACCTACTTTTTCAGCTACGGCATCTTTTTACCTTTCTGGAGCGTTTGGCTCAAGGGCACCGGCCTGACGCCGGAAACCATCGGCCTGCTGCTCGGCGCAGGGCTGGTCGCCCGCTTTCTCGGCAGCCTGATTATTGCCCCTCGGGTCACCGATCCCTCCCGGCTGGTGTTCGCCCTGCGTGTACTGGCTCTCCTGACGCTGCTGTTTGCCCTGGCCTTTTGGGCTGGAAACCACGTTGGCTGGCTGATGGCGATCATCATCGGCTTTAACCTGTTCTTCTCGCCGCTGGTGCCGCTCACCGACGCGCTGGCTAATACCTGGCAAAAGCAGATCGTCATGGACTATGGCCGGGTGCGCCTGTGGGGATCGGTCGCCTTTGTGATCGGCTCGGCGCTGACCGGCAAGCTGGTGAGCCTCTTCGACTACCGGGCGATCCTGGCGATGCTTACCCTGGGGAGTGTCTCCATGCTGCTTGGGATGCTGCTGCGTCCGTCGGTGATGCCGCTTGGGGAGCGCCGGGCGCAGGCCGCCGCCGGCTGGCCCGCATGGCGCAGCCTGATACGTCAGAACGGGCGTTTTCTTGCCTGCGTTTCGCTACTGCAGGGGGCGCACGCCGCCTATTACGGCTTCAGCGCCATCTACTGGCAGGAGGCGGGCTACTCCGCCTCAACGGTGGGCTATCTCTGGTCGCTGGGCGTTGTTGCGGAGGTGATTATCTTCGCCCTGAGCAATCGCCTGTTCCGCCGCTGGAGCGCGCGGGATCTGCTCCTGCTGTCGGCGGTGTGCGGCGTAGTGCGCTGGACGCTGATGGGCTGGACCACGGCGCTGCCATGGCTGCTGGTGGTGCAGGTGCTGCACTGTGGAACCTTTACCGTCTGCCACCTGGCGGCGATGCGCTATATTGCCGCCCGCCAGGGGAGCGAGGTGATCCGCCTGCAGGCCGTCTACTCGGCGGTGGCGATGGGAGGCAGCATCGCGGTCATGACCATTTTTGCCGGCTTCCTGTTCCAGCATCTGCACCAGGGCGTATTCTGGGTAATGGCGCTGGTCGCGCTGCCCGCGCTGTTTGTTCGGCCCGGCATTACCGCCCGGGCTTAA
- a CDS encoding autoinducer 2 ABC transporter substrate-binding protein codes for MKFKLALLSAALISACMVSGTSVAAEKYEIAVVAKVTGIPWFNRMETGVNEAAKKLDVNAYQTGPSTPDPAQQVKVIEDLIAKNVNAIIVVPNDAKVLEPVLKKARDKGIVVLTHESPDQQIGQWDIETIDSEKYAQANVDELAKDMGGKGGYAIYVGSLTVPLHNAWADYAIKYQKEKYPDMFEVTSRLPVAESIDKSYSTTLDLMKTYPQMKGVIGFGSLGPIGAGQAVQKKRAKEKVAVVGIAMPAQAAPYLMRGDIKKALLWDPKDAGYALVTVADQLLKGKEVTSDLTIDGLGKADVDMEKKVIRFNKILEVTKDNAQSLGF; via the coding sequence ATGAAATTCAAACTCGCACTGCTCAGCGCAGCCCTGATTTCTGCATGCATGGTGTCCGGTACGTCGGTTGCAGCGGAGAAGTATGAAATTGCCGTGGTCGCCAAGGTGACCGGCATTCCGTGGTTTAACCGTATGGAAACCGGCGTCAACGAGGCGGCGAAAAAGCTCGACGTTAACGCCTACCAGACCGGCCCTTCAACGCCGGATCCGGCCCAGCAGGTGAAGGTGATTGAGGATCTGATCGCCAAAAACGTTAACGCCATTATCGTGGTGCCGAACGACGCTAAAGTGCTGGAGCCGGTGCTGAAAAAAGCCCGCGATAAAGGCATCGTGGTGTTGACCCATGAGTCACCGGATCAGCAGATTGGTCAGTGGGATATTGAAACCATCGACAGCGAGAAGTATGCGCAGGCCAACGTCGATGAGCTGGCGAAAGATATGGGCGGCAAAGGCGGCTACGCTATCTACGTTGGCTCCCTGACGGTGCCGCTGCACAACGCCTGGGCCGATTACGCTATTAAATATCAGAAAGAGAAATACCCGGATATGTTTGAGGTGACCTCGCGCCTGCCGGTGGCGGAGAGCATCGACAAGTCCTACTCCACGACTCTGGACCTGATGAAAACCTATCCGCAGATGAAAGGGGTGATCGGCTTCGGCTCCCTCGGCCCTATCGGTGCCGGTCAGGCGGTACAGAAGAAGCGTGCAAAAGAGAAAGTGGCCGTGGTGGGTATCGCCATGCCAGCCCAGGCTGCACCTTATTTGATGCGCGGCGATATCAAGAAAGCGCTGCTGTGGGATCCGAAAGATGCAGGCTATGCGCTGGTGACCGTTGCCGACCAGCTGCTGAAGGGTAAAGAAGTCACGTCAGATCTGACCATCGACGGTTTAGGGAAAGCCGATGTCGACATGGAGAAGAAAGTGATCCGCTTTAACAAGATCCTCGAAGTCACTAAAGATAACGCACAGTCGCTCGGTTTCTAA
- a CDS encoding sugar ABC transporter ATP-binding protein, translated as MADTTAFITLENISKQFPGVLALDNVNLTLQKGEVHCLAGQNGCGKSTIIKVISGVYHPEKGAQIQLDGKLFHHLTPQLSAHYGIQVIYQDLSLFPNFSVAENIAVNRYLPGGDVWVRRGAMRKQALAAMQRIGVSIDPDKKVEKLSIADRQLVAICRAIAADARLVIMDEPTASLTRQEVNGLLRVVNELKAAGICVVFVSHRLDEVMEVADRISVMRDGKLVGTYPASQLDSHELAFLMTGQRFHYSPLPEKPSAEQEPMLELRNLSRRGKYQNINLSLRSGEIVSIVGLLGAGRTELCLSLFGMTHPESGEIRINGKPVTLRNNHDAIKHGIGYVSEDRLTQGLIMEQSIYDNTIVTVFDKLHSRGGLLDHGKAKKLVADLIGNLNIKVSDPHLPVKTLSGGNAQRIAIAKWVATDPRILILDSPTVGVDIANKEGIYQIARDLAEQGMAVLMICDEIPEAYYNSHRVLVMRRGKLVAEFNPHRCTEQEIAEVVEVIHE; from the coding sequence ATGGCCGACACCACCGCATTTATCACTCTTGAGAATATCAGCAAGCAATTCCCGGGCGTGCTGGCGCTGGATAACGTGAACCTGACGCTACAGAAAGGTGAAGTTCACTGTCTGGCAGGGCAGAACGGCTGCGGTAAGAGCACCATTATTAAAGTGATCTCCGGCGTCTATCACCCGGAAAAAGGGGCGCAGATCCAGCTCGACGGCAAACTGTTCCACCATCTGACGCCACAGCTCTCTGCCCACTACGGCATTCAGGTTATCTACCAGGATCTCTCCCTGTTTCCTAACTTCAGCGTGGCCGAAAACATAGCCGTTAACCGCTATCTGCCGGGCGGAGACGTTTGGGTGCGGCGCGGCGCGATGCGCAAGCAGGCGCTGGCGGCCATGCAGCGGATCGGCGTCAGCATCGATCCCGATAAAAAGGTCGAGAAACTCTCTATTGCCGACCGTCAGCTGGTGGCGATTTGTCGCGCTATCGCCGCCGATGCCCGGCTGGTGATTATGGATGAACCAACCGCCTCCCTCACCCGCCAGGAGGTAAACGGCCTGCTACGGGTAGTCAACGAATTGAAAGCCGCCGGGATCTGCGTGGTATTCGTCAGCCACCGCCTCGACGAAGTGATGGAAGTGGCGGATCGCATCAGCGTCATGCGCGACGGCAAGCTGGTGGGGACGTATCCGGCGAGCCAACTCGACAGCCACGAACTGGCGTTCCTGATGACCGGCCAGCGCTTCCACTACAGCCCGCTGCCGGAAAAACCGTCTGCCGAGCAGGAGCCGATGCTGGAGCTGCGTAACTTAAGCCGCCGGGGAAAATACCAGAACATCAACCTGTCGCTGCGCAGCGGTGAGATTGTCTCTATCGTTGGCCTGCTGGGTGCCGGGCGCACTGAGCTGTGTCTGAGCCTGTTCGGTATGACCCACCCGGAGAGCGGAGAGATACGCATCAACGGCAAGCCGGTCACCCTGCGCAATAACCATGACGCCATTAAGCACGGGATCGGCTACGTCTCAGAGGATCGCCTGACCCAGGGGCTGATCATGGAGCAATCGATCTACGATAACACCATCGTCACGGTATTCGACAAGCTGCATTCGCGCGGCGGCCTGCTGGATCACGGCAAGGCGAAAAAGCTGGTGGCCGATCTGATCGGAAACTTGAATATCAAAGTTTCCGATCCGCATCTGCCGGTGAAAACGCTCTCCGGCGGTAACGCTCAGCGGATCGCCATTGCGAAATGGGTAGCGACGGATCCGCGTATCCTGATCCTCGACTCCCCCACCGTTGGGGTGGATATCGCCAATAAAGAGGGTATCTACCAGATCGCCCGCGACCTGGCAGAACAGGGGATGGCGGTGCTGATGATCTGCGATGAGATCCCGGAAGCCTATTACAACAGCCACCGCGTGCTGGTTATGCGCCGCGGCAAGCTGGTCGCAGAGTTTAATCCGCATCGCTGTACGGAACAGGAGATTGCTGAAGTGGTTGAGGTGATCCATGAATAA
- a CDS encoding ABC transporter permease yields the protein MNNRLSRLVGQHEFWLGLLVVALAVGLSISTDEFFSLGNLTDVATSYAILGILACGLFVVLISGGIDISFPAMTAIAQYAMASWVIGHGGNFALALAIAMTVGLLLGLINGFLVYWLRVPAIIITIATLNVYYGLLVYATKGTWLYGFPDWFMNGINWLSFTAADGYDYGLTLPLLCLAAVILFTAVLMNFTRLGRQIYAMGGNRDAASRLGLNLVKLHFYVYGYMGILAGVAAVVQAQITQSVAPNSLLGYELTVLAAVVLGGTSMSGGRGTLTGTLLGVVLLAFLQNGLTLLSVSSYWHTVFSGVIILVSISATAWNEKRKLAREL from the coding sequence ATGAATAACAGACTTTCCCGCCTGGTCGGGCAACATGAGTTCTGGCTTGGGCTGCTGGTGGTAGCGCTGGCGGTCGGGCTGAGCATCAGCACCGACGAGTTTTTCTCGCTGGGTAACCTGACGGACGTCGCTACCAGCTATGCGATCCTCGGGATCCTCGCCTGCGGCCTGTTCGTGGTGCTGATCTCCGGCGGAATCGATATCTCCTTCCCGGCCATGACCGCCATTGCCCAGTATGCGATGGCAAGCTGGGTGATCGGCCACGGCGGTAACTTTGCCCTCGCGCTGGCTATCGCGATGACCGTCGGGCTGCTGCTCGGGCTGATCAATGGTTTCCTGGTCTACTGGCTGCGGGTCCCGGCGATTATCATCACCATCGCGACGCTTAACGTCTACTACGGCCTGCTGGTTTACGCCACCAAAGGTACCTGGCTGTACGGCTTCCCGGACTGGTTTATGAACGGCATCAACTGGCTGTCGTTTACCGCCGCCGACGGCTACGACTACGGCCTGACCCTGCCCTTGCTCTGCCTGGCGGCGGTCATTCTCTTTACCGCCGTACTGATGAACTTTACCCGCCTCGGTCGCCAGATTTACGCCATGGGCGGCAACCGCGACGCGGCCTCACGTCTGGGGCTGAATCTCGTGAAGCTGCACTTCTACGTCTACGGCTACATGGGCATTCTCGCCGGGGTCGCCGCCGTGGTGCAGGCGCAGATCACCCAGTCCGTTGCCCCCAACTCGCTGCTCGGTTATGAGCTGACGGTGCTGGCGGCGGTAGTGCTGGGCGGGACCAGCATGAGCGGTGGACGCGGTACCTTAACCGGCACGCTGCTGGGGGTTGTGCTGCTGGCGTTTCTGCAAAACGGCCTGACGCTGCTGAGCGTCTCCTCTTACTGGCACACCGTATTCAGCGGCGTCATTATCCTGGTCAGCATCAGCGCCACGGCGTGGAATGAAAAACGCAAACTCGCAAGGGAGCTTTAA
- a CDS encoding ABC transporter permease: protein MKAIARLLPGDAIIRLQCVIIIVVAVVFSALLGSRFFSVANFQSITSQLPILGMLALGMGITMLTGGINLSIIAGANACSLVMAAVIVSHPDNPLFLALALLAGAAVAVAIGTLNGALIAWVGVSPILATLGTMTLISGLNILLSNGTVISGFPAAIQFLGNATVVGIPVALLLFLLVAVLLWVLLEHTTLGRSLYLVGSNEQATRYSGVNTVRVQIAVYVISALLGWVAAILMMAKFNSAKAGYGESYLLVTILASVLGGINPDGGFGRIVGLVLALIVLQMLESGFNLLGISSYLTMALWGAVLILFIALQNRKA from the coding sequence ATGAAAGCAATCGCACGACTCTTACCCGGTGATGCCATCATCCGCCTGCAGTGCGTGATCATTATCGTCGTTGCCGTGGTCTTCTCGGCGCTGCTGGGCAGCCGCTTCTTCAGCGTTGCTAACTTCCAGTCCATCACCTCGCAGCTGCCGATCCTCGGTATGCTGGCGCTGGGAATGGGCATCACCATGCTCACTGGCGGCATTAACCTGTCGATTATCGCTGGCGCTAACGCCTGCTCGCTGGTGATGGCGGCGGTGATCGTCAGCCATCCGGATAATCCACTATTTCTGGCGCTGGCCCTGCTGGCCGGGGCGGCGGTAGCGGTAGCGATCGGCACGCTGAACGGGGCGCTGATCGCCTGGGTAGGCGTATCCCCTATCCTCGCCACGCTCGGCACCATGACGCTGATCTCCGGCCTCAATATTCTGCTCTCTAACGGGACGGTGATCTCCGGCTTCCCGGCAGCGATCCAGTTCCTGGGCAATGCCACCGTGGTGGGCATTCCCGTGGCGCTGCTGCTCTTCTTATTGGTGGCGGTGCTGCTGTGGGTTCTGCTGGAGCACACCACTCTCGGGCGCAGCCTCTATCTGGTGGGCTCTAACGAGCAGGCCACACGCTACAGCGGCGTGAATACCGTCCGCGTGCAGATTGCTGTGTATGTCATCTCCGCCCTGCTCGGCTGGGTCGCCGCCATTTTGATGATGGCGAAATTTAACTCGGCAAAGGCTGGCTACGGCGAATCCTATCTGCTGGTGACCATTCTCGCCTCGGTGTTGGGCGGCATTAACCCCGACGGCGGATTTGGCCGCATTGTCGGCCTGGTGCTGGCTCTCATCGTGCTGCAGATGCTGGAAAGTGGCTTTAATCTGCTGGGGATCAGCAGCTATCTGACCATGGCGCTGTGGGGTGCCGTGCTGATCCTCTTTATTGCATTACAGAATCGTAAAGCCTGA
- a CDS encoding FGGY-family carbohydrate kinase, with translation MASYFIGVDVGTGSARAGVFDLNGRMVSQASRAIEMYRPQADFVEQSSDNIWQMVCNAVRDAVNQADINPIQVKGLGFDATCSLVVLDKEGKPLTISPSGRSEQNIIVWMDHRAITQADRINALHHRVLDYVGGIISPEMQTPKLLWLKQHMPNTWANAGYYFDLPDFLTWRATDDDTRSLCSTVCKWTYMGHEDKWDGSYFRQIGLEDLLEHDAEKIGRYVKTMGEPLGHGLTQRAASEMGLIPGTAVSVSIIDAHAGTLGTLGASGVSGEVADFDRRVALIGGTSTGHMAISQQPRFIGGVWGPYYSAVLPDYWLNEGGQSATGALIDHIIQSHPCYETLLAQAKTQGQTIYEILNALLRKMAGEPEDIAFLTRDIHILPYFHGNRSPRANPTLTGVISGLKLSRTPEDMALHYLATIQAIALGTRHIIETMNQTGYTIDTIMASGGGTKNPIFVQEHANATGCAMLLPEESEAMLLGGAMMGTLAAGVFETFPEAMSAMSRIGKTVTPQTNKIKQYYDRKYKVFHAMYEDHMKYRQLMQEGA, from the coding sequence ATGGCGAGTTACTTCATTGGTGTGGATGTAGGCACAGGGAGCGCCCGGGCGGGCGTATTTGATCTTAACGGCAGAATGGTCAGTCAGGCCAGCCGGGCCATTGAAATGTATCGTCCGCAGGCTGATTTCGTTGAGCAGTCCTCCGACAATATCTGGCAGATGGTATGCAACGCGGTGCGCGATGCGGTGAACCAGGCGGATATCAATCCCATTCAGGTGAAAGGTCTGGGGTTTGACGCTACCTGCTCGCTGGTGGTGCTGGATAAAGAGGGTAAGCCGCTGACGATCAGTCCCTCCGGGCGCAGTGAGCAGAATATTATCGTCTGGATGGATCACCGCGCCATTACCCAGGCCGATCGTATCAACGCCCTGCACCACCGGGTGCTGGACTACGTCGGCGGGATTATCTCCCCCGAGATGCAGACCCCGAAGCTGCTGTGGCTGAAGCAGCACATGCCGAATACCTGGGCCAACGCGGGTTACTATTTTGACCTGCCGGATTTCCTTACCTGGCGCGCCACGGATGACGATACGCGCTCGCTCTGCTCTACGGTCTGCAAATGGACCTACATGGGCCATGAGGATAAGTGGGACGGCAGCTATTTCCGCCAGATTGGGCTGGAGGATCTGCTTGAGCACGACGCGGAGAAAATTGGCCGCTACGTTAAAACCATGGGCGAACCGCTCGGCCACGGCCTGACGCAGCGTGCCGCCAGTGAGATGGGGCTGATCCCCGGCACCGCGGTGAGCGTGTCGATTATCGATGCCCATGCAGGTACCCTCGGCACGTTGGGAGCCAGCGGCGTCTCTGGCGAGGTGGCGGATTTCGATCGGCGCGTGGCGCTGATTGGCGGTACCTCGACGGGTCATATGGCGATCTCCCAGCAGCCGCGCTTTATCGGTGGCGTCTGGGGGCCTTACTACTCGGCGGTGCTGCCTGACTACTGGCTTAACGAAGGCGGTCAGTCGGCGACCGGGGCGCTGATCGACCATATTATTCAGTCTCACCCCTGCTACGAAACCCTGCTGGCGCAGGCTAAAACCCAGGGGCAGACCATCTATGAAATACTCAACGCCCTGCTGCGCAAGATGGCCGGCGAGCCGGAGGATATCGCTTTCCTGACCCGCGATATTCATATTCTGCCCTACTTCCACGGCAACCGCTCGCCGCGCGCTAACCCGACGTTAACCGGGGTGATTAGCGGTCTGAAGCTCTCCCGTACGCCGGAGGATATGGCCCTGCACTATCTGGCAACTATCCAGGCGATTGCCCTCGGTACCCGGCACATTATTGAGACTATGAATCAGACTGGCTATACCATCGACACCATTATGGCCAGCGGCGGCGGCACCAAGAACCCGATCTTTGTGCAGGAGCACGCTAACGCTACCGGTTGCGCGATGCTGCTGCCGGAAGAGAGTGAAGCCATGCTGCTCGGCGGTGCGATGATGGGCACGCTTGCGGCGGGCGTGTTCGAAACCTTCCCGGAGGCGATGTCGGCCATGAGCCGGATCGGTAAGACCGTCACGCCGCAGACCAATAAGATCAAGCAGTACTACGACCGCAAGTACAAGGTGTTCCACGCGATGTATGAGGATCACATGAAGTACCGCCAGCTGATGCAGGAGGGCGCATGA
- a CDS encoding SIS domain-containing protein: MSLSWQQATAAWGIYSEALAGLGQHLSEPQWEALLAELRGCKGKIVVTGVGTSGIAARKIAHMLACVERPAIYLNATDAAHGDLGFLRADDLMIMLSRGGNSDELTRLLPGLAARSVPLVSVTENADSAIAHASRLVISTGVQREIDPLNMLATTSIVLALAIFDAACACLMSESGYSKESLLAVHPGGDVGVTLRSER; the protein is encoded by the coding sequence ATGAGTTTATCGTGGCAGCAGGCAACCGCCGCCTGGGGTATCTATAGCGAGGCGTTGGCTGGGCTCGGTCAACACCTCAGCGAGCCGCAGTGGGAGGCGCTGCTGGCCGAACTGCGCGGTTGCAAAGGCAAGATTGTCGTGACGGGAGTCGGTACCTCCGGCATCGCGGCGCGTAAGATTGCCCATATGCTGGCCTGCGTAGAGCGCCCAGCGATCTACCTGAACGCCACCGACGCGGCCCACGGCGATCTGGGCTTTTTACGCGCCGATGACCTGATGATCATGCTCTCACGCGGGGGGAACTCCGACGAACTGACGCGCCTGCTGCCAGGGCTTGCGGCCCGCAGCGTGCCGCTGGTTAGCGTGACCGAGAACGCCGATTCGGCGATTGCTCACGCCTCCCGGCTGGTGATCTCTACCGGCGTGCAACGTGAGATCGATCCGCTGAATATGCTGGCAACCACCTCCATCGTGCTGGCACTGGCGATTTTTGATGCCGCCTGCGCCTGCCTGATGAGCGAGAGTGGGTATTCAAAAGAGAGCCTGCTGGCAGTGCATCCCGGCGGCGACGTGGGCGTTACGCTGCGCAGCGAGCGGTAA